One Nonomuraea angiospora DNA segment encodes these proteins:
- a CDS encoding hydroxyacid dehydrogenase: MSESRPKTLLAMGRPVAARLLTGEVRERLVGLADVDPGLVAEDFADPAVAEALAGAEVLYTSWWCPPVTGDVLARAPRLRAIVHAAGTVKHHVTEACWERGIVVSSAASANAEPVAEFTLASILFANKRVLDIAALYREQRAGIDVDGRFPGFGNYRRTVGIVGASRIGRRVIELLRPFELDVLVADPYLTEDLGVPHVGLDELIERCDVVSLHAPSLPETRHLIDAARLARMRDGATLINTARGALVDQDALVAELAGGRLYAVIDVTEPDPLPADSPLFDLPNVLLTPHIAGSLGGELSRLAHQALDELSRYAQGLPFRYGVEAESLATSA; the protein is encoded by the coding sequence ATGAGCGAATCACGGCCGAAGACGCTGCTGGCCATGGGACGGCCGGTGGCGGCCCGGCTCCTCACCGGCGAGGTGCGCGAGCGCCTGGTCGGCCTCGCCGACGTGGACCCCGGCCTGGTGGCCGAGGACTTCGCCGATCCGGCCGTGGCCGAGGCGCTGGCGGGCGCCGAGGTGCTCTACACGAGCTGGTGGTGCCCGCCCGTCACCGGCGACGTGCTGGCCAGGGCGCCCAGGCTGCGCGCGATCGTGCACGCCGCCGGCACCGTGAAGCACCACGTCACCGAGGCGTGCTGGGAGCGCGGCATCGTCGTGTCGTCCGCCGCGTCGGCCAACGCCGAGCCGGTGGCCGAGTTCACGCTGGCCTCGATCCTGTTCGCCAACAAGCGCGTGCTCGACATCGCCGCGCTCTACCGCGAGCAGCGGGCGGGGATCGACGTGGACGGCCGCTTCCCCGGGTTCGGCAACTACCGGCGCACGGTCGGCATCGTCGGGGCCTCCAGGATCGGCCGCCGGGTGATCGAGCTGCTGCGGCCGTTCGAGCTCGACGTGCTGGTGGCGGACCCCTACCTGACGGAGGACCTGGGCGTGCCGCACGTCGGGCTGGACGAGCTGATCGAGCGGTGCGACGTGGTCAGCCTGCACGCGCCCTCGCTCCCGGAGACCAGGCACCTCATCGACGCGGCCCGCCTAGCCCGCATGCGCGACGGCGCCACGCTGATCAACACGGCCAGGGGCGCGCTCGTCGACCAGGACGCGCTCGTCGCCGAGCTGGCCGGCGGGCGGCTGTACGCGGTGATCGACGTGACCGAGCCCGACCCGCTGCCCGCCGACTCGCCCCTCTTCGACCTCCCGAACGTCCTGCTCACCCCGCACATCGCCGGATCGCTCGGCGGCGAACTGTCCCGGCTGGCCCACCAGGCGCTCGACGAGCTGTCCAGGTACGCCCAGGGCCTGCCCTTCCGGTACGGCGTAGAAGCGGAGTCGCTGGCGACAAGCGCCTGA
- a CDS encoding ABC transporter permease, with translation MTLVARMLLRRLLMLIPLLLGVVAFVFIVMRFSNSKPEYAYFQGANPTPEQIHQFQLENGLLDPLPLRYVRFIADLAQGDMGTSVLTKKPVLESITTALPLTLQLTFLGLAVAVVLSLVFGVAAALYRDRWPDQVIRVVSLVGVAAPSFWLALLMIQYLAVGEGLFPTGGYINPADSTAGWLQSMTLPALSLSLPIAAQLTRIIRTSMVEELDRDYVRTAIGSGLPPIVVVGRNVLRNALITPLTVLGLRIGYLIGGTVVIETIYGLPGMGQLMINAVRDGDPAVVQGVVLTIAVGFMVVNLVVDILYLLVNPRLRSAA, from the coding sequence ATGACGCTCGTCGCCAGGATGCTGCTGCGGCGGCTCCTCATGCTGATCCCGCTGCTGCTCGGCGTGGTCGCGTTCGTCTTCATCGTGATGCGCTTCTCCAACAGCAAGCCGGAGTACGCGTACTTCCAGGGCGCGAACCCGACCCCCGAGCAGATCCACCAGTTCCAGCTCGAGAACGGCCTGCTGGACCCGCTGCCCCTGCGCTACGTCCGCTTCATCGCGGACCTGGCCCAGGGCGACATGGGCACCAGCGTGCTCACCAAGAAGCCGGTGCTGGAGTCCATCACGACCGCGCTGCCGCTGACGCTGCAGCTCACGTTCCTGGGCCTGGCCGTCGCGGTGGTGCTGTCGCTGGTGTTCGGCGTCGCCGCGGCGCTGTACCGCGACCGCTGGCCGGACCAGGTGATCCGCGTGGTGTCGCTGGTCGGGGTGGCCGCGCCGTCGTTCTGGCTGGCGCTGCTGATGATCCAGTACCTGGCCGTCGGCGAGGGCCTGTTCCCGACGGGCGGCTACATCAACCCGGCCGACTCCACGGCGGGCTGGCTGCAGTCGATGACGCTGCCCGCCCTGTCGCTGTCGCTGCCGATCGCCGCCCAGCTCACTCGCATCATCCGCACGTCGATGGTGGAGGAGCTGGACCGCGACTACGTGCGCACCGCGATCGGCAGCGGCCTGCCGCCGATCGTGGTCGTCGGCCGGAACGTGCTGCGCAACGCCCTGATCACCCCGCTGACCGTGCTCGGCCTGCGCATCGGCTACCTGATCGGCGGCACCGTCGTCATCGAGACCATCTACGGCCTGCCCGGCATGGGCCAGCTCATGATCAACGCCGTGCGCGACGGCGACCCGGCCGTCGTCCAGGGCGTGGTGCTGACCATCGCGGTCGGCTTCATGGTCGTCAACCTGGTCGTGGACATCCTCTACCTGCTGGTCAACCCCCGCCTCAGGAGCGCCGCATGA
- a CDS encoding LacI family DNA-binding transcriptional regulator, with translation MSVEQRHRLILRQVRDRGSARVADLAEALGVSAVTLRRDVERLAAQGLLTRVHGGVTLPAEAPAPRAGGLTVGMLVPTAHYYYPAVIKGAQEQAARAGARLVLGISRYEDAEDRAQVRQLVKGGADGLLLTPSRQPDGSHAEWLAGLSVPAVLVERRAEPAGPAATLDAVASDHAHGAYLAVRHLAELGHRGLALVASPSPTAPGIRAGLLAGASALGLDAPAEIVIDRDRTDELVAGVLRLVRERGVTGLLVHNDEDALALVRHLAAAGVDIPGEVSLVAYDDEVAAFSSPSLTAVAPPKEEVGRCAVDLLLARITADTAPVGRHVALLPELRPRESSAPPSL, from the coding sequence ATGTCCGTCGAGCAGCGCCACAGGCTCATCCTCCGCCAGGTCCGCGACCGCGGCTCGGCCCGGGTGGCCGACCTGGCCGAGGCGCTGGGCGTCTCCGCCGTCACCCTGCGCAGGGATGTCGAGCGCCTGGCCGCCCAGGGCCTGCTCACCAGGGTGCACGGCGGCGTCACGCTGCCCGCCGAGGCCCCCGCCCCGCGGGCCGGCGGGCTGACCGTCGGCATGCTGGTCCCGACCGCGCACTACTACTACCCGGCCGTGATCAAGGGCGCCCAGGAGCAGGCGGCCAGGGCGGGGGCGCGGCTCGTGCTCGGCATCTCCCGCTACGAGGACGCCGAGGACCGCGCCCAGGTGCGCCAGCTCGTCAAGGGCGGCGCGGACGGCCTGCTGCTCACCCCGAGCAGGCAGCCCGACGGCTCCCACGCGGAGTGGCTGGCCGGGCTGAGCGTCCCGGCGGTGCTGGTGGAGCGCCGGGCCGAGCCGGCCGGCCCGGCCGCCACGCTCGACGCGGTCGCCTCCGACCACGCCCACGGCGCCTATCTCGCCGTGCGCCACCTGGCCGAGCTGGGCCATCGCGGGCTCGCGCTCGTCGCCTCCCCCAGCCCGACCGCGCCGGGGATCCGGGCGGGCCTGCTGGCGGGCGCCTCGGCGCTGGGCCTGGACGCCCCCGCGGAGATCGTCATCGACCGCGACCGCACCGACGAGCTCGTGGCGGGCGTGCTGCGCCTGGTGCGCGAGCGGGGCGTGACGGGCCTGCTCGTGCACAACGACGAGGACGCGCTCGCGCTGGTCAGGCACCTGGCCGCGGCGGGCGTGGACATCCCGGGCGAGGTGTCGCTGGTCGCCTACGACGACGAGGTGGCCGCGTTCAGCTCGCCCTCGCTCACCGCCGTGGCGCCGCCCAAGGAGGAGGTCGGGCGCTGCGCGGTCGACCTGCTGCTCGCACGAATCACCGCGGACACCGCCCCGGTCGGCCGCCACGTGGCGCTGCTGCCCGAGCTCAGGCCCCGCGAGTCGTCCGCGCCCCCTTCGTTATGA
- a CDS encoding oligopeptide/dipeptide ABC transporter ATP-binding protein, whose translation MLELKDVHVVHKARSGGLFSRDRVHALTAADLTVSPGETVGVVGESGCGKSTLARVLVGLQRPTQGTVNFRGKDLWSLKEGERRALIGSSVGMIFQDPSTALNRRLPVRQVLRDPLNVHRRGTPAQRDARVRELLDLVGLPAGAADALPTQLSGGQRQRVAVARALALEPDLVVADEPTSALDVSVRAQILNLLLDLKERLGLALVFVSHDIQTVRRMSDRVVTMYLGRIVEQAPARATPMGARHPYTRALFSATPGLISPINPIPLVGVVPSATRPPSGCPFRTRCWRADHLCAEDWPAAQTEGDHLFHCHHPVAAGATDVELIQERA comes from the coding sequence ATGCTTGAGCTGAAGGACGTGCACGTCGTGCACAAGGCCCGCTCAGGCGGCCTGTTCTCGCGGGACCGCGTCCACGCGCTGACCGCGGCGGACCTCACGGTGAGCCCCGGCGAGACGGTCGGGGTCGTGGGGGAGTCGGGCTGCGGCAAGTCCACGCTGGCCAGGGTGCTGGTCGGCCTGCAACGGCCCACCCAGGGCACCGTGAACTTCCGCGGCAAGGACCTCTGGTCGCTGAAGGAGGGCGAGCGGCGCGCGCTGATCGGCTCCAGCGTCGGGATGATCTTCCAGGACCCGTCCACGGCGCTCAACCGGCGCCTGCCCGTCAGGCAGGTGCTGCGCGACCCGCTCAACGTGCACCGCCGCGGCACCCCCGCCCAGCGCGACGCCCGCGTACGCGAGCTGCTCGACCTGGTGGGCCTGCCCGCCGGCGCCGCCGACGCGCTGCCCACCCAGCTGTCCGGCGGGCAGCGCCAGCGCGTGGCCGTGGCCAGGGCGCTCGCGCTCGAACCCGACCTGGTCGTGGCCGACGAGCCCACCAGCGCGCTCGACGTGTCGGTCCGTGCCCAGATCCTCAACCTGCTGCTCGACCTGAAGGAACGGCTCGGGCTCGCGCTGGTGTTCGTCTCGCACGACATCCAGACGGTGCGCAGGATGAGCGACCGCGTGGTCACCATGTACCTCGGCAGGATCGTCGAGCAGGCGCCCGCGCGGGCCACGCCGATGGGCGCCCGCCACCCGTACACGCGGGCCCTGTTCTCCGCGACCCCGGGCCTGATCTCGCCCATCAACCCGATCCCGCTCGTGGGCGTGGTGCCCTCCGCCACCAGGCCGCCGAGCGGCTGCCCGTTCCGCACCCGGTGCTGGCGGGCAGACCACCTGTGTGCCGAGGACTGGCCCGCGGCGCAGACCGAGGGCGACCACCTCTTCCACTGCCACCACCCGGTGGCGGCGGGAGCCACTGATGTAGAGCTGATCCAGGAGCGCGCATGA
- a CDS encoding winged helix DNA-binding domain-containing protein, producing the protein MDPLISRRALNRATLDRQHLLRRTDHSVAEVVERLGGLQAQTPHTWYTGLWNRVEGFKPADAADLLLSRELVRIALQRGTIHLVTARDCLAIRPLLQPAIGRMTMSTFGKRLQGVDLDELAAVGRALLEERPMTFAELGRKLAERWPSNDPHALGQGVRWLVPLVQVPPRGVWGKSGPVAHTSAESWLGFEVPPMTPAELVRRYLAAFGPASVMDVQTWSGLTRLGEVVETLDLVRFRDEAGRTLYDLPDAARPGEDTPAPVRLMYDFDNLFLSYADRSRAISDTGASALQGFMGTNVVPRVILVDGFTAGDWTIARAKGTSTLTIHRWTPIPVMEEVEEEALRLLEFLAPGDKHEITLSEGPSKP; encoded by the coding sequence ATGGACCCCCTCATCAGCCGCAGGGCGCTCAACCGGGCCACGCTCGACCGCCAGCACCTGCTGCGCCGTACCGACCACTCCGTGGCCGAGGTCGTGGAGCGCCTCGGCGGGCTCCAGGCGCAGACCCCGCACACCTGGTACACCGGCCTGTGGAACCGCGTAGAGGGCTTCAAACCGGCCGACGCCGCCGACCTGCTGCTCTCGCGCGAGCTCGTACGCATCGCGCTGCAGCGTGGCACGATCCACCTCGTCACCGCCCGCGACTGCCTGGCCATCCGGCCGCTGCTGCAGCCCGCCATCGGGCGCATGACCATGTCCACGTTCGGCAAGCGGCTGCAAGGGGTCGACCTGGACGAGCTGGCGGCGGTCGGGCGGGCACTGCTGGAGGAGCGGCCCATGACGTTCGCCGAGCTGGGCCGGAAGCTGGCCGAGCGGTGGCCGTCGAACGATCCGCACGCGCTCGGCCAGGGCGTGCGGTGGCTGGTGCCGCTCGTGCAGGTGCCGCCCCGGGGCGTGTGGGGCAAGAGCGGGCCCGTCGCCCACACGAGCGCCGAGTCCTGGCTGGGCTTCGAGGTGCCGCCGATGACGCCGGCCGAGCTGGTGCGGCGCTATCTCGCGGCGTTCGGGCCGGCGTCGGTGATGGACGTGCAGACGTGGTCGGGGCTGACGCGGCTGGGCGAGGTGGTGGAGACGCTCGACCTGGTCCGCTTCAGGGACGAGGCCGGCCGGACCCTGTACGACCTGCCCGACGCCGCACGGCCCGGCGAGGACACCCCGGCGCCGGTGCGGCTGATGTACGACTTCGACAACCTGTTCCTGTCGTACGCCGACCGCTCCCGCGCCATCTCCGACACGGGGGCGAGCGCTCTCCAGGGCTTCATGGGCACGAACGTGGTGCCGCGCGTCATCCTCGTGGACGGCTTCACCGCCGGCGACTGGACGATCGCCCGCGCCAAGGGCACCTCCACGCTCACCATTCACCGGTGGACGCCGATCCCGGTCATGGAGGAGGTGGAGGAGGAGGCGCTGAGGCTGCTGGAGTTCCTGGCCCCGGGCGACAAACACGAAATCACGCTCTCCGAAGGGCCTTCCAAGCCCTGA
- a CDS encoding dihydrodipicolinate synthase family protein encodes MTLTGVIPPVCTPLTPDYEVDAASLVRLVDHLLAGGVDALFVLGSSSEVAYLTDAQRRVVLDTVVGHVGGQVPVLAGVIDMTTPRVLEHVRVAAGAGVSGLVATAPFYTRTHPEEIRTHFRTIAARGGLPVYAYDLPVSVHTKLSAELLLGLAAEGALAGVKDSSGDDGGLRQVILGREAPFSVLTGSEVTVDSALWMGADGVVPGLGNVDPQGYVELYRCAARGDWQAARAEQERLVRLFEIVRAGGSRMGGSSSGLGAFKAALHLRGVIDCPITALPQIPLNDDEVGRIGKLLAAAGLL; translated from the coding sequence ATGACTTTGACCGGTGTCATCCCCCCGGTTTGCACCCCGTTGACCCCTGACTACGAGGTGGACGCCGCCTCGCTGGTCCGGCTGGTCGACCACCTGCTGGCGGGGGGCGTGGACGCGCTGTTCGTGCTGGGGTCGTCGTCGGAGGTGGCGTACCTGACGGACGCGCAGCGCCGGGTGGTGCTGGACACCGTGGTCGGCCACGTGGGCGGGCAGGTGCCGGTGCTGGCCGGGGTGATCGACATGACGACGCCGCGCGTGCTCGAACACGTGCGGGTCGCGGCCGGGGCGGGGGTGTCGGGGCTGGTGGCGACCGCGCCGTTCTACACGCGTACCCATCCGGAGGAGATCCGCACCCACTTCCGGACCATCGCCGCGCGGGGCGGGCTGCCGGTCTACGCATACGACCTGCCGGTTTCCGTACACACCAAGCTGAGCGCCGAACTCCTGCTCGGTCTGGCCGCCGAGGGCGCGCTGGCCGGGGTGAAGGACTCCAGCGGCGACGACGGCGGGCTGCGCCAGGTCATCCTGGGCCGCGAGGCGCCCTTCAGCGTGCTCACGGGGTCAGAGGTGACCGTGGACTCGGCGCTGTGGATGGGCGCGGACGGCGTGGTCCCCGGGCTGGGCAACGTGGACCCGCAGGGATACGTCGAGCTCTACCGGTGCGCCGCGCGGGGCGACTGGCAGGCGGCGAGAGCGGAGCAGGAGCGCCTGGTCAGGCTGTTCGAGATAGTCCGTGCAGGCGGCTCACGCATGGGCGGCAGCTCCTCGGGCCTCGGGGCCTTCAAAGCCGCACTTCACCTACGCGGTGTCATCGACTGCCCGATCACCGCGCTCCCGCAGATTCCGCTCAATGACGACGAGGTCGGCCGGATCGGCAAGCTCCTGGCTGCCGCCGGGCTGCTCTGA
- a CDS encoding dipeptide/oligopeptide/nickel ABC transporter permease/ATP-binding protein, whose amino-acid sequence MRRGLTERLSRPGMALRRLNPLSWVAVGIVAVVVLAALLAPWIAPHSPYFQEVTGGGPSAAHWMGLDSANRDILSRLLYGARWSLIIGLGATALALVAGAVVGAIAATSRRALDETIMRLLDVVMAFPGIALAAVLVAVFGGSIPVLVMAMAFLYMPSVARVVRANVIAQYGEDYVAAERIIGARTPYIVVKHVAINCAAPVLVFCTVMVADAIVFEASLSFIGAGVRPPNPSWGSVIADGKNMVLLGGWWATVFPGLLILLTVLALNILSEGISDAWAAPAARRVVPKKDDAFERARPGSGEVVELPGLAEAARRLAERARPLPQGPPILSVERLRIGFADGPGGGVDIVDGIGFEVHPGEVLGLVGESGCGKSLTALTIMGLQPRNARVSGHVRFDQRELLSESRRARRRLLGHEMAMIYQDALSSLNPAMTIKAQLKQLTRRGGRRTPAELLELVGLDARRTLSAYPHELSGGQRQRVLIAMALSRDPKLIVADEPTTALDVTVQAQVIELLLKLREELGFALILVSHDLALVADVTDRVVVMYGGQIVETGATATLVGAPAHHYARGLLGSVLSLESGAERLTQIPGVVPAPADFPAGCRFADRCPMATDVCRTEAPVLTGDTTHAVACHHPALVGSEQHA is encoded by the coding sequence ATGAGACGTGGACTGACGGAACGGCTCTCCCGGCCGGGCATGGCCCTGCGCCGACTCAACCCCCTGTCGTGGGTGGCGGTCGGCATCGTGGCCGTGGTCGTGCTGGCCGCGCTGCTGGCGCCGTGGATCGCGCCGCACTCGCCGTACTTCCAGGAGGTCACCGGCGGCGGCCCGTCGGCCGCGCACTGGATGGGCCTCGACAGCGCCAACCGCGACATCCTGTCCAGGCTCCTGTACGGGGCCCGCTGGTCGCTGATCATCGGCCTCGGCGCGACCGCGCTCGCCCTGGTGGCCGGGGCGGTCGTCGGCGCGATCGCGGCCACCTCGCGCCGGGCCCTGGACGAGACCATCATGCGCCTGCTCGACGTCGTCATGGCCTTCCCCGGCATCGCGCTGGCGGCCGTGCTGGTGGCGGTGTTCGGCGGCAGCATCCCGGTGCTGGTCATGGCCATGGCCTTCCTCTACATGCCGTCCGTGGCCCGGGTCGTGCGGGCCAACGTGATCGCCCAGTACGGCGAGGACTACGTGGCGGCCGAGCGGATCATCGGGGCGCGCACGCCGTACATCGTCGTCAAGCACGTCGCGATCAACTGCGCCGCGCCGGTCCTCGTGTTCTGCACGGTGATGGTGGCCGACGCGATCGTGTTCGAGGCGTCGCTGTCGTTCATCGGCGCCGGCGTGCGCCCGCCGAACCCCTCCTGGGGCAGCGTCATCGCCGACGGCAAGAACATGGTGCTGCTCGGCGGCTGGTGGGCCACGGTCTTCCCCGGCCTGCTGATCCTGCTGACCGTGCTCGCGCTCAACATCCTCTCGGAGGGCATCTCCGACGCCTGGGCCGCGCCCGCCGCCCGCAGGGTCGTCCCGAAGAAGGATGACGCGTTCGAGCGGGCCAGGCCCGGCTCCGGCGAGGTCGTCGAGCTGCCCGGGCTGGCCGAGGCCGCCCGCAGGCTGGCCGAACGCGCCCGCCCGCTCCCGCAGGGGCCGCCGATCCTTTCGGTGGAACGGCTGCGGATCGGGTTCGCGGACGGCCCAGGTGGCGGCGTGGACATCGTGGACGGCATCGGCTTCGAGGTGCACCCGGGCGAGGTGCTCGGCCTGGTCGGCGAGTCGGGCTGCGGCAAGTCGCTGACCGCGCTGACCATCATGGGCCTGCAGCCGCGCAACGCCCGCGTCAGCGGCCATGTCCGCTTCGACCAGCGCGAGCTGCTCTCGGAGTCGCGCCGCGCCCGCCGCCGCCTGCTCGGCCACGAGATGGCGATGATCTACCAGGACGCCCTCTCGTCCCTGAACCCGGCCATGACCATCAAGGCCCAGCTCAAGCAGCTCACCCGCCGCGGCGGCCGGCGCACCCCCGCCGAACTGCTCGAACTCGTCGGCCTCGACGCCCGCCGCACCCTGTCCGCCTACCCGCACGAGCTGTCGGGCGGGCAGCGGCAGCGGGTGCTGATCGCGATGGCGCTGTCGCGTGACCCGAAGCTGATCGTCGCCGACGAGCCCACCACCGCGCTCGACGTCACCGTCCAGGCGCAGGTCATCGAGCTGCTGCTGAAGCTGCGCGAGGAGCTGGGGTTCGCGCTGATCCTCGTCTCGCACGACCTCGCGCTGGTCGCCGACGTCACCGACCGCGTGGTCGTCATGTACGGCGGCCAGATCGTCGAGACCGGCGCCACGGCGACCCTGGTCGGCGCGCCCGCCCACCACTACGCCCGCGGCCTGCTGGGCTCGGTGCTGTCGCTGGAGTCGGGCGCCGAGCGGCTCACGCAGATCCCCGGCGTGGTGCCCGCCCCGGCCGACTTCCCTGCCGGCTGCCGCTTCGCCGACCGGTGCCCCATGGCCACGGACGTGTGCCGTACCGAGGCCCCGGTGCTGACGGGGGACACCACGCACGCGGTGGCCTGCCATCATCCGGCGCTCGTAGGAAGTGAGCAGCATGCTTGA
- a CDS encoding DUF1876 domain-containing protein codes for MEYKQWNIQIWISEDDEDAVTTATAVLFTADGKRHESVAHARRNPTDRPVPGIGDELAAGRALSNLASKLIEDGADDVAQLAGTA; via the coding sequence ATGGAGTACAAACAGTGGAACATACAGATCTGGATCAGTGAGGACGACGAGGACGCCGTCACCACGGCGACGGCGGTGCTCTTCACCGCGGACGGTAAACGTCACGAGAGCGTGGCGCACGCCCGACGCAATCCCACCGACCGGCCGGTGCCCGGGATCGGGGACGAGCTGGCCGCTGGGCGGGCCCTGTCCAACCTGGCCTCGAAGTTGATCGAGGACGGCGCGGACGACGTGGCCCAGCTGGCCGGCACGGCATAG
- a CDS encoding serine/threonine-protein kinase, whose protein sequence is MHRRVIDGRFELTERLGGGGMGLVWRAWDVALHREVALKEVRPPDPSMDEHDPAGARELRARVLREARALARLNHPHVATIHHIVDPGEQGYPWIVMELVTGGSLQDRIQRGAMSPQEVARLGREVLSALRAAHAVGIQHRDVKPANVLLREDGRSVLTDFGIAAVRESTSLTATGSFIGSPEYMAPERINGVEGDPASDFWSLGMMLYVAVEGRHPLRRSTTLATLAAVLNQEVPPPERAGALTPVLSALLRRDPAARPDADTLDRMLAAAADPGATPPPMPAAPAQAMPGPHAQGPTPTGPSMGPGPGPGPGPGSGPGTGPGMGHATGPARPGPHGAYTGPPMHGQTMPPGYGHAPQQPPWGPAPIPKATTMHGRRRGGGRTVGIVTSAVAVTVAGVLVWQLIPSASRSTTKNDPSVRTTSEDSSEVDRTDPESPRGSTPATPANLHTPAGMRALIAKIKNTLGDTKVVGMTVYPTYASIEAPLKRDKQLYDTYFYRDGEITRSSAGGKVSTPVVDLQKYNWAALPALLRKADKDLGVPKPTARYLIVDPDFAFATPRQVLLVYASDDYRSGYLVSNLQGKVVKVYASD, encoded by the coding sequence ATGCACAGACGGGTGATCGACGGCCGCTTCGAGCTCACGGAGCGGCTCGGTGGCGGGGGCATGGGCCTGGTGTGGCGGGCCTGGGACGTGGCCCTGCACCGCGAGGTCGCGCTCAAGGAAGTGCGCCCGCCTGACCCCTCCATGGACGAGCACGATCCGGCGGGCGCCCGCGAGCTGCGGGCCAGGGTGCTGCGCGAGGCCCGCGCCCTGGCCCGGCTGAACCACCCGCACGTGGCCACTATCCACCACATCGTCGACCCCGGCGAGCAGGGCTATCCCTGGATCGTCATGGAGCTGGTCACGGGCGGCTCCCTCCAGGACCGCATCCAGCGCGGGGCCATGTCGCCGCAGGAGGTGGCCCGCCTGGGCCGGGAGGTCCTGTCCGCGCTGCGGGCCGCGCACGCCGTCGGCATCCAGCACCGCGACGTCAAGCCCGCCAACGTCCTGTTACGCGAGGACGGCCGGTCGGTGCTCACCGACTTCGGCATCGCGGCGGTACGCGAGTCCACGAGCCTGACGGCCACCGGGTCGTTCATCGGCTCGCCCGAGTACATGGCGCCCGAGCGCATCAACGGCGTCGAGGGCGACCCGGCCTCCGACTTCTGGTCGCTCGGCATGATGCTGTACGTGGCGGTGGAGGGCCGGCACCCGCTGCGTCGGAGCACCACGCTGGCGACCCTGGCCGCCGTGCTCAACCAGGAGGTGCCACCGCCGGAGCGCGCCGGGGCGCTCACCCCGGTGCTGAGCGCGCTGCTCAGGCGCGACCCGGCGGCCCGCCCCGACGCCGACACCCTCGACCGCATGCTGGCCGCGGCGGCCGACCCCGGCGCGACGCCGCCCCCGATGCCCGCCGCCCCCGCCCAGGCGATGCCGGGCCCGCACGCCCAGGGCCCGACCCCGACAGGCCCTTCGATGGGCCCCGGCCCGGGCCCCGGCCCGGGGCCCGGCTCGGGCCCCGGGACAGGTCCCGGGATGGGTCACGCCACGGGCCCCGCGAGGCCCGGCCCGCACGGCGCCTACACGGGGCCGCCCATGCACGGGCAGACCATGCCGCCCGGGTACGGGCACGCGCCTCAGCAACCCCCGTGGGGCCCGGCGCCGATCCCGAAGGCGACCACCATGCACGGCCGCCGCCGCGGCGGCGGCCGCACCGTGGGCATCGTGACGTCGGCCGTCGCGGTCACGGTGGCGGGCGTGCTGGTGTGGCAGCTGATCCCCTCCGCCTCGAGGAGCACCACGAAGAACGACCCGTCGGTGCGCACCACCTCGGAGGATTCCTCCGAGGTGGATCGCACCGATCCCGAGTCCCCGCGCGGCAGCACGCCCGCCACCCCCGCCAACCTGCACACCCCCGCGGGAATGCGGGCCCTGATCGCCAAGATCAAGAACACGCTCGGCGACACCAAGGTCGTCGGGATGACGGTGTACCCCACGTACGCGTCGATCGAGGCACCGCTCAAGCGCGACAAACAGCTCTATGACACGTACTTCTACCGCGACGGCGAGATCACCCGGTCGAGCGCCGGCGGCAAGGTGAGCACCCCCGTCGTGGACCTGCAGAAGTACAACTGGGCCGCCCTCCCCGCCCTGTTGCGGAAGGCGGACAAGGACCTCGGTGTCCCCAAGCCGACCGCGCGGTATCTGATCGTGGACCCCGACTTCGCGTTCGCCACCCCACGCCAGGTGCTGCTCGTCTACGCGTCCGACGACTATCGCTCGGGCTACCTGGTATCCAACCTCCAGGGCAAGGTGGTCAAGGTCTACGCGAGCGACTAG